A part of Palaemon carinicauda isolate YSFRI2023 chromosome 8, ASM3689809v2, whole genome shotgun sequence genomic DNA contains:
- the LOC137645430 gene encoding charged multivesicular body protein 1b-like, translating to MYVVDPPYSRVISLRIRSFAIKRTVTQSMAGVVKNLDAAMKSMNLEKISALMDKFEHQFEDLDVQSSYMDTAMGQTVTTAVPQDAVNGLMTQVADEAGLELNMELPTGGTSTVGVSATQASQDQDELTQRLAKLRNA from the exons atgtatgtagtTGACCCTCCTTATTCACGGGTTATATCTTTGCGGATTCGATCATTTGCAATAAAGAGAACA GTAACACAAAGTATGGCTGGTGTAGTGAAGAATTTGGATGCTGCTATGAAGAGCATGAATTTAGAAAAGATATCTGCACTCATGGATAAATTTGAACATCAGTTTGAGGACCTTGATGTACAGAGTTCTTACATGGATACAGCAATGGGTCAAACTGTTACAACTGCTGTCCCACAGGATGCTGTAAATGGTCTTATGACCCAGGTTGCAGATGAAGCAGG tTTGGAGCTAAATATGGAGCTGCCCACTGGAGGAACATCAACAGTTGGTGTATCTGCTACACAAGCCAGCCAGGACCAGGATGAACTTACTCAGAGATTAGCCAAACTGAGAAATGCTTGA